From one Nilaparvata lugens isolate BPH chromosome 2, ASM1435652v1, whole genome shotgun sequence genomic stretch:
- the LOC120349969 gene encoding caspase-1-like isoform X2 — MEAHHSKREGIREDELDSLEANATYNMNHKARGSAIIFNHEHFLENLDQRKGTDVDAFKLRNSLERLGFSVVSYKDRKAEEIENIITEGAYI; from the exons atggAAGCACATCATTCAAAACGTGAAGGAATTAGGGAAGATGAGCTCGATAGTCTAGAAGCAAATGCGACCTACAACATGAACCACAAAGCACGTGGCTCagcgatcattttcaatcacgaacattttcttgaaaatttggATCAAAGAAAAGGTACAGATGTTGATGCTTTCAAACTGCGAAATTCTTTAGAAAGACTAGGGTTTTCTGTTGTCTCATATAAAGACCGCAAAGCAGAAGAAATTGAGAACATAATCACTGAAG gtgCGTACATATGA
- the LOC120349969 gene encoding caspase-1-like isoform X1, producing MEAHHSKREGIREDELDSLEANATYNMNHKARGSAIIFNHEHFLENLDQRKGTDVDAFKLRNSLERLGFSVVSYKDRKAEEIENIITEDVRFSPPIKALHNTLFERNQQQTFM from the exons atggAAGCACATCATTCAAAACGTGAAGGAATTAGGGAAGATGAGCTCGATAGTCTAGAAGCAAATGCGACCTACAACATGAACCACAAAGCACGTGGCTCagcgatcattttcaatcacgaacattttcttgaaaatttggATCAAAGAAAAGGTACAGATGTTGATGCTTTCAAACTGCGAAATTCTTTAGAAAGACTAGGGTTTTCTGTTGTCTCATATAAAGACCGCAAAGCAGAAGAAATTGAGAACATAATCACTGAAG ACGTTCGGTTCTCACCGCCAATAAAAGCCTTACATAATACATTGTTCGAGAGAAATCAGCAGCAGACTTTTAtgtga